A region from the Aeromicrobium choanae genome encodes:
- a CDS encoding ATP-dependent helicase, with protein sequence MPELVLQRPDAVRAAAPRLDEAQRSVVDHRGGPLLVLAGPGTGKTTTLVEVVVDRIESGELTPEQILVLTFSRKAAGELRDRIGRRLSGTAATVPAMTFHAFCYALVREFSDPEAFAAPPELMTAPTRDAVVADLLGGHDAATWPASLREALGTRGLAAELQSFMAAAVTRGLGPDDLRALAITRERPEWARVADAIEEYHQVIDFQNRTDYTDLVTRAAAIAGDRDHRRALRDRYRLVVVDEYQDTDPLQVRLLHDLAGDGRDLVVVGDHDQAIYGFRGADPAAITRFPQQFAASGRPAPTVALTTTRRFGPRILAAARVALGNPPVPPGLDARAADQHRNLRSAASQEGRVEVATYASATAEAEHIAGILRRAHLDDGLAWSDMAVLVRTGADLTRLQRVLGPAGVPVEVAGDEVPLVAQPAVRTLLLALEAADRIARDEPLDTETAEALLTGPLAGLDGPAMRRLGRALRQRDPETPSSDLVAAALLDPAALGVTTTDRSTADAVGAARDLAALLGRAAAVLRRGEPPEQALWLLWDGTGWPARLREQWTGVEGRVHADRDLDAVCALFRHAARAEEGGRRRDAVNFVAELRAQQIPADQLETSATRPDAVRLMTAHRSKGLEWPLVVVAGVQAQRWPDLRTRGSLLRSEHLDGPAEPGARGEQLREERRLFYVACTRATSRLVVTAVQTPTDDGDQPSRFVAELLGAGFGTEADLPLGRPARPVSLRGVVAELRRVGEQSEDPAVRDEAAAMLAEVVRADLPLTRAADPDRWWGLSEPTRSDAPWRPQDQPLALSGSAVEGITACSLRWFLGREAHGESASTSAQGFGSIVHALAADVVQRGVEPDEVAMAARLDEVWHRLDHQAAWLGERERQAAHETLVRFARWHRANPRTPLAAEHAFTSTLVVGGEEVLLRGSMDRVEIDADGRVHVVDFKTSRNAPGPRKIAEHAQLGIYQIAVEHGAVASLGVDQARSGGAELVQLRTPAGAKDPDSPKVQPQAAPAPEEAFFALELLAESARTVRDERLVARPNEHCGFCDFQTLCPVITGPTVGGPP encoded by the coding sequence GTGCCCGAACTCGTCCTGCAGCGGCCCGATGCCGTGCGTGCCGCAGCACCCCGGCTCGACGAGGCCCAGCGCTCGGTCGTCGACCACCGGGGCGGGCCCCTGCTCGTCCTGGCCGGACCCGGAACGGGCAAGACCACCACGCTCGTCGAGGTCGTCGTCGACCGCATCGAGTCCGGCGAGCTCACCCCCGAGCAGATCCTCGTCCTCACCTTCAGCCGCAAGGCCGCCGGCGAGCTGCGCGACCGCATCGGACGGCGTCTGTCGGGCACCGCCGCCACCGTGCCGGCGATGACCTTCCACGCCTTCTGCTACGCCCTCGTGCGCGAGTTCAGCGACCCCGAGGCGTTCGCCGCACCGCCCGAGCTGATGACCGCCCCGACCCGCGACGCCGTGGTCGCCGACCTGCTCGGCGGGCACGACGCCGCCACCTGGCCGGCGTCGCTGCGCGAGGCGCTCGGCACCCGCGGTCTGGCGGCCGAGCTGCAGTCGTTCATGGCGGCGGCGGTCACCCGCGGCCTCGGTCCCGACGACCTGCGCGCGCTGGCGATCACGCGCGAGCGGCCCGAGTGGGCCCGCGTCGCCGACGCGATCGAGGAGTACCACCAGGTCATCGACTTCCAGAACCGCACGGACTACACCGACCTCGTCACGCGGGCGGCGGCGATCGCGGGCGATCGCGACCACCGCCGGGCGCTGCGCGACCGCTACCGGCTCGTCGTGGTCGACGAGTACCAGGACACCGACCCACTGCAGGTGCGGCTGCTGCACGACCTCGCCGGCGACGGTCGCGACCTGGTCGTGGTGGGCGACCACGACCAGGCGATCTACGGCTTCCGCGGCGCCGACCCGGCGGCGATCACGCGCTTCCCCCAGCAGTTCGCCGCGTCCGGCCGGCCCGCGCCCACCGTGGCCCTCACCACCACCCGTCGCTTCGGGCCGCGGATCCTGGCCGCCGCGCGCGTGGCGCTGGGGAACCCGCCCGTGCCCCCCGGACTCGACGCGCGAGCGGCCGACCAGCACCGCAACCTGAGGTCGGCCGCGTCGCAGGAGGGTCGGGTCGAGGTCGCCACCTACGCCTCCGCGACGGCCGAGGCCGAGCACATCGCCGGCATCCTGCGCCGGGCCCACCTCGACGACGGCCTGGCCTGGTCCGACATGGCGGTCCTGGTGCGCACCGGCGCCGACCTCACGCGGCTCCAGCGGGTTCTCGGCCCCGCCGGGGTGCCCGTGGAGGTCGCGGGCGACGAGGTGCCGCTCGTGGCGCAGCCGGCGGTCCGCACGCTGCTGCTGGCGCTCGAGGCCGCCGACCGGATCGCGCGCGACGAGCCCCTCGATACCGAGACGGCCGAGGCGCTGCTCACCGGTCCGCTGGCCGGACTAGACGGGCCGGCGATGCGCCGGCTCGGGCGGGCCCTGCGCCAGCGCGACCCCGAGACGCCGTCGAGCGACCTGGTGGCCGCGGCCCTCCTGGATCCGGCGGCGCTGGGCGTCACCACCACCGACCGCTCCACCGCCGACGCCGTCGGCGCGGCCCGCGACCTCGCGGCGCTCCTCGGCCGGGCAGCGGCCGTGCTGCGGCGCGGCGAACCGCCCGAGCAGGCCCTCTGGCTGCTGTGGGACGGCACCGGCTGGCCCGCCCGCCTGCGCGAGCAGTGGACCGGCGTCGAGGGGCGGGTGCACGCCGATCGCGACCTCGACGCGGTGTGCGCGCTGTTCCGGCATGCCGCCCGGGCCGAGGAGGGCGGCCGCCGCCGCGACGCCGTGAACTTCGTGGCCGAGCTGCGGGCCCAGCAGATCCCCGCCGACCAGCTCGAGACCAGCGCCACCCGCCCCGACGCCGTCCGGCTGATGACGGCCCACCGGTCCAAGGGCCTGGAGTGGCCGCTCGTCGTGGTCGCCGGCGTGCAGGCCCAACGGTGGCCCGACCTGCGCACGCGCGGGAGCCTGCTGCGCTCGGAGCACCTCGACGGGCCGGCCGAGCCCGGCGCCCGCGGCGAGCAGCTGCGCGAGGAGCGCCGGCTGTTCTACGTGGCCTGCACCCGGGCCACGAGCCGCCTGGTGGTCACGGCGGTCCAGACACCCACCGACGACGGCGACCAGCCGTCGCGCTTCGTCGCCGAGCTGCTCGGCGCCGGCTTCGGCACCGAGGCCGACCTCCCGCTGGGTCGCCCGGCGCGGCCGGTGTCGCTGCGAGGGGTGGTCGCCGAGCTGCGGCGCGTCGGCGAGCAGTCCGAGGATCCCGCGGTGCGCGACGAGGCCGCCGCGATGCTGGCCGAGGTCGTCCGCGCCGACCTGCCGCTCACCCGAGCGGCCGATCCCGACCGCTGGTGGGGGCTGTCCGAGCCCACGCGGTCCGACGCCCCGTGGCGGCCGCAGGACCAGCCGCTGGCCCTGTCCGGGTCGGCGGTCGAGGGGATCACGGCGTGCTCGCTGCGCTGGTTCCTCGGGCGCGAGGCGCACGGCGAGTCCGCCTCCACGTCGGCGCAGGGCTTCGGCTCGATCGTGCACGCCCTCGCGGCCGACGTGGTGCAGCGCGGGGTCGAGCCCGACGAGGTGGCCATGGCCGCCCGGCTCGACGAGGTCTGGCACCGGCTCGACCACCAGGCCGCTTGGCTGGGCGAGCGCGAGCGGCAGGCCGCTCACGAGACGCTCGTCCGGTTCGCCCGGTGGCACCGGGCCAACCCGCGCACGCCGCTGGCGGCCGAGCACGCGTTCACCTCCACGCTCGTGGTCGGTGGCGAGGAGGTCCTGCTCCGCGGCTCGATGGACCGCGTCGAGATCGACGCCGACGGACGGGTCCACGTCGTCGACTTCAAGACCAGTCGCAACGCGCCCGGCCCGCGCAAGATCGCCGAGCACGCCCAGCTCGGCATCTACCAGATCGCCGTCGAGCACGGGGCCGTCGCGTCGCTCGGAGTCGACCAGGCCCGCTCGGGTGGTGCCGAGCTCGTCCAGCTCCGTACGCCCGCCGGCGCGAAGGACCCCGACTCGCCGAAGGTCCAGCCGCAGGCCGCGCCCGCACCGGAGGAGGCGTTCTTCGCGCTCGAGCTGCTGGCCGAGTCGGCGCGCACCGTGCGTGACGAGCGGCTCGTGGCGCGCCCGAACGAGCACTGCGGCTTCTGCGACTTCCAGACCCTGTGCCCCGTGATCACCGGCCCCACGGTCGGAGGGCCCCCATGA
- a CDS encoding type II toxin-antitoxin system VapB family antitoxin, translating to MALNIKNEHVHAMAREVALRTGRSQTSAIELALEKLLAELERESSDAARLDRIHAMQQLAADAPLDSGDLYDEAGLPR from the coding sequence GTGGCCCTCAACATCAAGAACGAGCACGTTCACGCGATGGCGCGCGAGGTCGCGCTCCGCACGGGACGCAGTCAGACGAGTGCCATCGAGCTGGCGCTCGAGAAGCTGTTGGCCGAGCTCGAGCGAGAGTCCTCCGACGCCGCTCGACTCGACCGCATCCACGCGATGCAGCAGCTGGCCGCCGACGCGCCGCTGGATTCCGGCGACCTCTACGACGAGGCCGGTCTGCCCCGGTGA
- a CDS encoding type II toxin-antitoxin system VapC family toxin — protein sequence MIVDTSAVVAVIKREPGWEAIDRSLASAAAPRMSAGTYLELGFVVDQAGDPALSRQLDALLRDWGVAIEPVTAGHAKAAREAYRDFGRGSGHRARLNFGDCFAYALASGTGEPLLFVGDDFAATDLPSALNRG from the coding sequence GTGATCGTCGACACCTCGGCGGTCGTGGCCGTCATCAAGCGTGAGCCCGGCTGGGAGGCGATCGACCGATCGCTCGCCTCTGCGGCTGCTCCGCGCATGTCCGCCGGCACCTACCTCGAACTGGGCTTCGTGGTCGACCAGGCCGGCGACCCCGCACTGTCGCGCCAGCTCGATGCACTGCTGCGCGACTGGGGCGTTGCCATCGAGCCCGTCACGGCCGGCCACGCCAAGGCCGCGCGCGAGGCCTACCGCGACTTCGGCCGCGGCTCAGGGCATCGAGCCCGCCTCAACTTCGGCGACTGCTTCGCGTACGCGCTGGCGAGCGGAACCGGCGAGCCCCTCCTGTTCGTCGGTGACGACTTCGCCGCGACGGACCTCCCGTCGGCCCTGAACCGCGGCTGA
- a CDS encoding ATP-dependent DNA helicase, which yields MTPLVRDTDHLREVLGIPFSGPQLAAITADPAQPQAIIAGAGAGKTAVMAARVVWLVGHLGYAPDRLLGLTFTSKAAAELAGRVRESLDLVGDFSEFGEPTVSTYHAFAGTLIAEHGLRMGIEPDLRVLADATRFQIAARTARGHDGPLRHVSAWLPTVIGDLLELDGQLSEHLVTTDELRAFDRATIEAAERAEKPLKWHEEIVAASMKRDELADLVDEYRAAKADAGVMDFSDQMAWGAQLATLPEVQQVLRERYDVVLLDEYQDTSVAQRDLLQALFAGRPISAVGDPAQGIYGWRGAASGNLTAFLDDFPGAGGEKGRLFSLDVTRRCAPEIIDLAGYVARDYYGSPGIAEIVTPLRAAPENPSGEVSVALHEGVAQEIEALVDLVVQSVESGVARREIAILVRTTNENPEIVRALRSRGLPVEIVGLTGLLQQPEVVDVLSVLAVLDDVTANPAMLRLLTGVRWRIGERDLALLGQRAAELGRQWRTGAETDGSDPDAVLQAALDEATAGVDPTEIVSLAEAVEDPGPASYSEAARTRFADLAAMLRRLRRHAHEPLLDLARRVVTELDLDVELPVAGVPTDNLALLIDAIGDYAQHDRYASLPGLLAHLDAEREYNEGMELSAPSDADSIKLLTIHRAKGLEFEEVFVPFVSGTVFPSGRGRSRWPTVAKALPAPLRGDVDFVPQVAEFTGPAKKAFEEDTRRDALMEEIRLAYVAFTRAKRRLHVSGHRWGRTQLRPRAESAFLADVRDWLAERGIEPVVWAEAPVDDDQNPHLVDQTVPWPVALTSFDRRRELAEAVRRHLNEPEAPPVEGDERLAELRIDLDLLLEEARARAERRIEVTLPASLSATEVLALDADEEAFVRSLARPMPRRPSAAARFGTRFHAWIEARYGQQTLLDPDELPGRGDAEVADESDLEALKEAFESGPFAGREPLVVEAPFSLRLGGQQVIGRIDAVFGTELADGLAGFEVVDWKTNRTPDADPLQLALYRIAWAEMQDIEPERVVGTFHYVRLGSSHTFDDLPDRAALEARLGLR from the coding sequence GTGACCCCGCTCGTCCGCGACACCGACCACCTGCGCGAGGTGCTGGGGATCCCCTTCAGCGGTCCGCAGCTGGCCGCGATCACGGCCGACCCGGCGCAGCCCCAGGCAATCATCGCCGGTGCCGGCGCGGGCAAGACCGCGGTGATGGCGGCGCGCGTCGTGTGGCTCGTGGGCCACCTCGGCTACGCACCCGACCGGCTGCTCGGGCTCACGTTCACCTCGAAGGCCGCCGCCGAGCTGGCCGGGCGGGTGCGCGAGTCGCTCGACCTCGTCGGCGACTTCTCCGAGTTCGGCGAGCCCACCGTCTCCACCTATCACGCCTTCGCCGGCACGCTGATCGCCGAGCACGGCCTGCGGATGGGGATCGAGCCCGACCTGCGCGTGCTGGCCGATGCGACGCGGTTCCAGATCGCGGCGCGCACCGCCCGCGGGCACGACGGCCCGCTCCGGCACGTCTCGGCCTGGCTGCCCACCGTGATCGGCGACCTGCTCGAGCTCGACGGCCAGCTGTCCGAGCACCTCGTCACCACCGACGAGCTCCGCGCGTTCGACCGCGCCACGATCGAGGCGGCCGAGCGGGCCGAGAAGCCGCTCAAGTGGCACGAGGAGATCGTCGCCGCGTCGATGAAGCGCGACGAGCTGGCCGACCTGGTGGACGAGTACCGCGCGGCCAAGGCCGACGCCGGCGTCATGGACTTCTCCGACCAGATGGCCTGGGGAGCCCAGCTCGCCACCCTGCCCGAGGTCCAGCAGGTGCTGCGGGAGCGCTACGACGTGGTGCTGCTCGACGAGTACCAGGACACGTCGGTGGCCCAGCGCGACCTGCTGCAGGCCCTGTTCGCCGGACGCCCGATCAGCGCGGTGGGCGACCCGGCGCAGGGCATCTACGGCTGGCGCGGCGCCGCCTCGGGCAACCTCACCGCGTTCCTCGACGACTTCCCGGGCGCCGGCGGTGAGAAGGGGCGGCTGTTCAGCCTCGACGTCACCCGCCGGTGCGCGCCGGAGATCATCGACCTCGCCGGCTACGTCGCCCGCGACTACTACGGCTCGCCCGGCATCGCCGAGATCGTCACGCCGCTGAGGGCGGCCCCCGAGAACCCCTCGGGCGAGGTCTCGGTCGCCCTGCACGAAGGCGTGGCCCAGGAGATCGAGGCGCTGGTCGATCTCGTCGTGCAGTCGGTCGAGAGCGGGGTCGCGCGACGCGAGATCGCGATCCTCGTCCGCACCACCAACGAGAATCCCGAGATCGTCCGGGCCCTGCGCTCGCGGGGGCTCCCCGTCGAGATCGTCGGCCTCACGGGCCTGCTCCAGCAGCCCGAGGTCGTCGACGTCCTCTCCGTGCTGGCCGTGCTGGACGACGTCACCGCCAACCCCGCGATGCTCCGTCTGCTCACCGGGGTGCGCTGGCGGATCGGCGAGCGCGACCTCGCGCTGCTGGGCCAGCGCGCGGCCGAGCTCGGGCGGCAGTGGCGCACAGGGGCAGAGACGGACGGCTCCGATCCCGACGCGGTCCTGCAGGCGGCACTCGACGAGGCCACCGCCGGAGTCGATCCCACCGAGATCGTCTCGCTGGCCGAGGCGGTGGAGGATCCGGGCCCCGCGTCCTACTCCGAGGCGGCGCGCACCCGCTTCGCCGACCTGGCCGCGATGCTGCGGCGGCTCCGACGCCATGCGCACGAGCCGCTGCTCGACCTGGCCCGCCGCGTCGTCACCGAGCTCGACCTCGACGTCGAGCTGCCGGTCGCCGGAGTCCCCACCGACAACCTCGCGCTGCTGATCGACGCGATCGGCGACTACGCCCAGCACGACCGCTACGCCTCCCTGCCGGGCCTGCTGGCGCACCTCGACGCCGAGCGCGAGTACAACGAGGGCATGGAGCTGAGCGCTCCGTCCGACGCCGACTCGATCAAGCTGCTGACCATCCACCGGGCCAAGGGCCTGGAGTTCGAGGAGGTCTTCGTGCCGTTCGTGTCCGGCACGGTCTTCCCGTCCGGGCGCGGCCGGTCCCGCTGGCCCACGGTCGCCAAGGCCCTCCCGGCTCCGCTGCGCGGCGATGTCGACTTCGTGCCGCAGGTCGCCGAGTTCACCGGCCCGGCGAAGAAGGCGTTCGAGGAGGACACCCGTCGCGACGCGCTGATGGAGGAGATCCGGCTGGCCTACGTGGCGTTCACGCGGGCCAAGCGGCGCCTGCACGTCAGCGGCCACCGCTGGGGCCGCACCCAGCTGCGTCCGCGCGCCGAGTCGGCGTTCCTGGCCGACGTGCGCGACTGGCTGGCCGAGCGCGGCATCGAGCCCGTCGTGTGGGCCGAGGCGCCCGTCGACGACGACCAGAACCCGCACCTCGTCGACCAGACCGTGCCGTGGCCGGTGGCGCTCACCTCGTTCGACCGCCGCCGCGAGCTCGCCGAGGCCGTGCGTCGCCACCTGAACGAGCCGGAGGCTCCTCCCGTCGAGGGCGATGAGCGCCTCGCCGAGCTGCGCATCGACCTCGACCTGCTCCTGGAGGAGGCGCGCGCGCGTGCCGAGCGCCGGATCGAGGTCACCCTGCCGGCGTCCCTCTCGGCCACCGAGGTGCTCGCGCTCGACGCCGACGAGGAGGCCTTCGTCCGGTCGCTGGCCCGGCCGATGCCGCGACGCCCGTCGGCGGCCGCGCGCTTCGGCACGAGGTTCCACGCCTGGATCGAGGCCCGTTACGGCCAGCAGACCCTGCTGGACCCCGACGAGCTTCCGGGGCGTGGCGATGCCGAGGTCGCCGACGAGTCCGATCTCGAGGCGCTCAAGGAGGCCTTCGAGTCCGGGCCGTTCGCGGGACGCGAGCCGCTGGTCGTCGAGGCGCCGTTCTCCCTGCGTCTCGGCGGGCAGCAGGTGATCGGCCGGATCGACGCGGTGTTCGGTACTGAGTTGGCCGACGGGCTGGCCGGGTTCGAGGTCGTCGACTGGAAGACCAACCGCACCCCCGACGCCGATCCGCTGCAGCTCGCGCTCTACCGGATCGCCTGGGCCGAGATGCAGGACATCGAGCCCGAGCGCGTGGTCGGCACCTTCCACTACGTCCGGCTGGGTTCGTCGCACACGTTCGACGACCTGCCCGACCGGGCGGCACTCGAGGCCCGGCTCGGGTTACGGTGA
- the nudC gene encoding NAD(+) diphosphatase → MDFAFERARHDRAGNLRPRDDLWKTPDTRVLVLGGEHVATIDGPALRWTSVDEAPDGEWILLGDQNGTRHAAVAVQRVPRELSPVSIRMLAPLLDPDELSLAIHAVGLARWLQSHTYCSRCGEYLYSAQAGHLRVCPSCGTEHYPRTDPAVIMLVTDEDDRCLLARNPNWPEGRFSTLAGFVEPGETLEDAVRREVAEEVGIAVGDATYLGSQPWPFPQSLMLGFRAVAESTDFVLDDKEIAEARWFTREELVDAIENDGIALPPPKVSISRWLIEQWYGGDLPGAWS, encoded by the coding sequence GTGGATTTCGCGTTCGAACGGGCCCGGCACGACCGAGCGGGGAACCTGAGGCCGCGCGATGACCTGTGGAAGACGCCCGACACCCGGGTGCTCGTCCTCGGCGGCGAGCACGTCGCGACGATCGACGGCCCTGCGCTGCGGTGGACGTCGGTCGACGAGGCACCCGACGGCGAGTGGATCCTGCTGGGCGACCAGAACGGCACGCGTCACGCGGCCGTGGCGGTGCAGCGGGTCCCGCGCGAGCTGAGTCCCGTCAGCATCCGGATGCTGGCACCGCTGCTCGACCCCGACGAGCTCTCGCTGGCGATCCACGCGGTGGGCCTGGCGCGGTGGCTGCAGTCGCACACCTACTGCTCGCGCTGCGGCGAGTACCTCTACAGCGCCCAGGCGGGTCACCTGCGGGTCTGCCCGTCGTGCGGCACCGAGCACTACCCCCGCACCGACCCCGCCGTGATCATGCTCGTCACCGACGAGGACGACCGCTGCCTCCTGGCGCGCAACCCGAACTGGCCGGAGGGCCGGTTCTCCACGCTCGCCGGGTTCGTCGAGCCGGGGGAGACCCTCGAGGACGCGGTGCGTCGCGAGGTGGCCGAGGAGGTCGGGATCGCCGTCGGCGACGCCACCTACCTGGGCAGCCAGCCGTGGCCGTTCCCGCAGAGCCTCATGCTGGGCTTCCGTGCGGTGGCCGAGTCCACCGACTTCGTCCTGGACGACAAGGAGATCGCCGAGGCGCGCTGGTTCACCCGCGAAGAGCTCGTGGACGCCATCGAGAACGACGGCATCGCCCTGCCGCCGCCGAAGGTCTCGATCTCACGCTGGCTGATCGAGCAGTGGTACGGCGGCGACCTGCCCGGCGCCTGGTCCTGA
- a CDS encoding mycoredoxin — translation MSDASFVLYSTPWCGYCHRLKSQLQREGIEFTEVDIEQDPDSALVVEQANGGNQTVPTLVFADGSALTNPSVAQVKAQLGL, via the coding sequence ATGTCCGACGCATCCTTCGTCCTGTACTCCACGCCGTGGTGCGGCTACTGCCACCGACTCAAGTCGCAGCTGCAGCGCGAGGGCATCGAGTTCACCGAGGTCGACATCGAGCAGGATCCCGACTCGGCGCTGGTCGTCGAGCAGGCCAACGGCGGCAACCAGACCGTGCCGACGCTCGTCTTCGCCGACGGCTCCGCGCTCACGAACCCCTCGGTGGCCCAGGTCAAGGCCCAACTCGGGCTCTGA